From Vigna unguiculata cultivar IT97K-499-35 chromosome 5, ASM411807v1, whole genome shotgun sequence, the proteins below share one genomic window:
- the LOC114183656 gene encoding laccase-17-like, which produces MGFSLVQIPVFLLWFVIFCMFEVSQGGSTRHYHFEIRHQNVTRLCHTKSMVTVNGQFPGPRIVAREGDRLLIKVTNHVPDNITIHWHGIRQLRSGWADGPAYVTQCPIQSGQSYVYNYTISGQRGTLFWHAHISWLRASLYGPLIILPKLNSQYPFPKPHKEVPILFGEWWNSDPEAVIAQALQTGGGPNVSDAYTINGLPGPLYNCSHKDTFKLKVKPGKTYLLRFINAALNDELFFSIANHTVTVVEADAVYVKPFTTNTLLIAPGQTTNVLLKTKSHYPNATFLMTARPYATGLGTFDNSTVAAILEYKTPPNTHHSSASLKNLPLLKPLLPALNDTSFATKFSNKLRSLASPQFPANVPQKVDKQFFFTVGLGTTPCQKNQTCQGPTNATKFSASVNNVSYIQPTTALLQAHFFGQSNGVYTPDFPTKPLLPFNYTGTPPNNTMVSNGTKVLVLPFNTSVELVMQDTSILGAESHPLHLHGFNFFVVGQGFGNYDPNKDPKSFNLVDPVERNTVGVPSGGWVAIRFLADNPGAWFMHCHLEVHTSWGLKMAWLVLDGKLPNQKLLPPPADLPKC; this is translated from the exons AGCACCAGACACTACCATTTTGAA ATAAGGCACCAAAATGTGACAAGACTGTGCCACACAAAGAGCATGGTGACAGTGAACGGGCAGTTTCCAGGACCTCGCATTGTGGCAAGGGAGGGAGACCGTCTTCTCATCAAAGTCACCAACCATGTGCCCGACAACATCACCATTCACTG GCATGGCATTCGACAGCTTCGATCCGGGTGGGCCGATGGACCGGCATACGTGACTCAATGCCCCATCCAAAGTGGTCAAAGTTATGTTTACAATTACACCATTAGTGGCCAAAGGGGAACACTGTTTTGGCATGCTCATATTTCATGGCTAAGAGCAAGTCTTTACGGTCCTCTCATCATTCTTCCCAAACTCAATTCTCAATACCCTTTTCCTAAACCCCACAAGGAAGTTCCTATCTTGTTTG GAGAATGGTGGAATTCAGATCCCGAGGCAGTCATAGCACAAGCATTGCAAACGGGTGGAGGCCCAAATGTCTCTGACGCCTACACGATTAACGGACTTCCAGGGCCATTGTATAACTGCTCTCACAAAG ATACATTCAAGCTGAAGGTGAAGCCGGGGAAGACTTACCTTTTACGATTCATCAATGCGGCACTGAACGATGAGCTGTTTTTCAGCATTGCGAATCACACAGTAACAGTTGTTGAAGCAGATGCAGTTTACGTGAAGCCTTTCACGACCAATACCCTCCTGATTGCTCCTGGACAAACCACTAATGTTCTTCTGAAAACAAAGTCTCACTATCCCAACGCCACATTCCTCATGACTGCCAGACCATACGCCACTGGCCTTGGCACTTTCGACAACTCAACTGTGGCTGCCATTTTGGAATACAAAACCCCACCAAATACTCATCATTCATCTGCTTCACTTAAAAACCTTCCCCTCCTCAAACCTCTTCTCCCTGCACTCAACGACACTTCTTTTGCCACAAAATTCTCCAACAAACTCCGCAGCTTGGCAAGCCCTCAGTTTCCTGCAAATGTTCCCCAGAAAGTAGATAAGCAGTTTTTCTTCACAGTAGGCCTTGGCACCACTCCCTGCCAGAAGAACCAAACTTGTCAAGGACCCACCAATGCAACAAAGTTTTCAGCTTCAGTTAACAATGTTTCTTACATACAACCAACCACTGCTCTTCTTCAAGCACACTTCTTTGGGCAATCCAATGGAGTTTACACCCCTGACTTTCCAACCAAACCATTGCTTCCATTCAACTACACTGGCACCCCTCCCAACAACACCATGGTCAGCAACGGAACAAAGGTGCTGGTTCTTCCCTTCAACACCAGTGTAGAGCTCGTGATGCAGGACACCAGCATTCTCGGTGCTGAGAGTCACCCTCTCCATTTGCATGGCTTTAACTTCTTTGTTGTCGGTCAAGGTTTTGGGAACTATGACCCAAATAAGGACCCAAAAAGCTTCAATCTTGTTGATCCCGTTGAGAGAAACACGGTTGGTGTTCCTTCCGGTGGATGGGTTGCTATCAGATTCTTGGCAGATAATCCAG GGGCATGGTTCATGCATTGTCATTTGGAAGTGCACACAAGCTGGGGTCTTAAGATGGCCTGGCTTGTCTTGGACGGAAAACTCCCAAATCAGAAGCTGCTTCCACCACCAGCCGATCTTCCCAAATGTTAA